Part of the Corticium candelabrum chromosome 15, ooCorCand1.1, whole genome shotgun sequence genome, GAAACCGATAGCCTTACGCCCGCGACGGACCAAAACACGAGAAAAATAATGAGTACAGGTACGTGTAGGtaaacaaaatttgaaaatagaATTATTTGATACAGTTTCAATAAGTATGTTGAGCAGGTTTACACTTGCTAAATTCAATAAACTATATTAATTATGCGATGCCGTTGTGTCGACATCGGACAGTGCTATTGAGGAGATGTATTCGTTGTTCATTTAAAAATGATCAGAGCTCCGTTTGCACGTATTCAGAATTACTTTGACCGTAATTGTTCTGCAAAGATAGTGACGCCATCCAATCATCGTTGTGTTCTGATAGGACGCTGTAATATCGCCTCATACTTGACACTGTGTTCAAAAGCAGACACATTTTCATATTCAGTCCAACTAGTGCGAAATATTCTATCTCGTCGCAAACCCCACATATAGAAAGTTCGTCCAAATTTAAAACATCTTTAGAAAGAGATGCAAATGCAATTACCTTCCGAAATTGATACATTAGCTCGTCTGCTCGCTTATATAAACAGAGCAGTTTGCTTTGCAAGCAATGTTTAGTCAAGTCTTCATAGAAAAGCTATAACTTGCGTATGTGATGGCTTGAGTAAATGTAATGCTTTCTTACAATTCTTTGGTagcgtatatatttataatctTACCTATTCTATTCTTTCTTCGTTTACAGTTGTTTTTTGCCTTTTAGCTTCATGTTCATCCCGAGACATGTTTCTACTGCATGCCATACACTTATATATGTTTAAAACAACCAACGACATTCTTATTTACAAACAAGAATGTCACTCAAATAGCATGCATCATGTAGAATAGAAGGTTTTCAGGAAGGATAAATAACTTTATTTCATTTACGCTTAACTCCTCGCCTTCGTATAAAACTACAGAACCTTTTAAGAAGCTATTGTTTAGAGCACTTACTACTTTCTAAAATCTCCTGTTGTAAAAGGTTATCAGAGAGAATTGACGTACCAAAGAAGAGACGGCTCGTACGCTGCTTTCGGAGATCGCAGTAGGAAAGGAAGCTTGTGGTAGAACGAAGCACATCAAATTAAGAAACTATTTTTTCCGATATTCTAACCCATTGtttgcagtctgacagctctCGTTATGCGTGTTTATGCTCAAGCGTTACCGTACATGTACATCGACATCGAATCGATGAGCCGGTCGCTTTGTTGGTTGATAAATCAGCAAAGTGAGGACGGATCTCTAGGAGTGAAAGTTGACGTCATACACGGAGGATTGTATTGTGCATCGGTCGGCTCAAAAGAAACTGTTCAATTAGAATTAACGGCATACAACATAATGGCACTTTTAGAAGTGAAACGCAAATTGAAAAACAAGGTAATTCATTGATAATGAGACAATCATGCCATCTACTAGaatgttgtttgtatatcttgTTAGGAATTGCAATGCAATGATGGCAACGTTGTTATCGACGACGTCGCTAGAAAGAGCATATTGTTTCTACTAAGAAACATTGACAACGTAGTTAACCCGTATTCTAAGGCGATGGTAGCGTACGCGCTGGCCATGGCAAACGAGGAAGAGTCAGATGCACTCATTGACCAGCTATTCTCACTTGCAGACAGAAAAGGTTAGTGCGTCATCGTCACTTCTATCTATTCGATTGTGTAACGATAGACTATCTCAAGGCGATACGTGCTTTTGGTCTCTCGGACAGCAATGTAGACGGTCATATAGATGTCGCTACCAACCGTCGAGCATACAGACGGCTGCTTATGTAATTCTGGCATGTGTGGAGAGAGACAGAATAGCAGAGACGGTTTGTATCGTTTCGTGGTTGAGCGAGCAGATGGACGGATGCGGCGGATATCGATCGACTCAAGTAACTGCATGTCTACGTATATACTGTTATATCATAGACAGAAACGTGCACGAGATGGTTTGTACTGTAGGATACGGTATTGGCATTGTTTGCGCTTTCTAAAGCTGCACGAAAACTATACTCTGATGATTCGATCAAAGTGGCCCTTCACGTTACAATGGAGAATTACATAAACAAAACGTTTCAAGTCAACGATAATAACAAACTGATCACTCGAAAAGAGGAGGTATTCTAATGGCTCTAAAACTAAGTTTGAATAATAGATATAAATTGGATTGAAATATTTGTGGTAAACGGTAGATCATCATATTCCATTCCACCCATGTAAAAGCACGCGGTACTGGGAGCGGTCACGTATTGTTTCAGGTGATAAAAATTCTAACATATAATGTTATATTCACTCTTATTACTTCGTGGACATTTAGGCCGATCTGACCTACAACATTCCTAACGTCGATCCAAGCGACTCGTTCCAACTAAACGTATCGGTGAAAGCCAAAGCATTTAACTTAGACGAGATCACGTTTGACTTGAATCGATTCACACGAAACTCACAAGACGAAATCGACGAACTACCGAACCCTGACGATCTCTTTTGGAAAGAAGATCCGGATATAGACgagatagacaaagaaattgaAAAAGAGATCGAACGGCATTCGAGAGAAACAGAGGAGGAGAAAAACGAGAGGAACACGCCCACTCAGACCGTTTCATTCGCAAACGAaacgcaacaacaacaacacccgACAGTTTTGATCACGAATGTCTGTTTTAAGTAAGATGTCGACTACGCAAACAATGTCTAAACACGTGACATCTCTATCCAATGTAGGTGGAAGAGACTAGAGGAAAAACCGGGAATGGTCATCATTGAAGTGGGTCTGTTGTCGGGATTCCAAGCAGACTCGATATTACTTCAACAAGTATATACAAACTATCATTTTAATGTTCACGTATAATGTTCTCTAGATCGCGGTTATCGTTTTCGTTGTTATTTCAGTTATTTCCAAAGACAGAGATCGGCCTGATGCGATATGAAGTTAAACGTCGTGTCGTTACTTTCTATTTTGATGAAGTCAGACAAACTTACGCAGTATTATCG contains:
- the LOC134191472 gene encoding C3 and PZP-like alpha-2-macroglobulin domain-containing protein 8, whose product is MENYINKTFQVNDNNKLITRKEEIIIFHSTHVKARGTGSGHVLFQADLTYNIPNVDPSDSFQLNVSVKAKAFNLDEITFDLNRFTRNSQDEIDELPNPDDLFWKEDPDIDEIDKEIEKEIERHSRETEEEKNERNTPTQTVSFANETQQQQHPTVLITNVCFKWKRLEEKPGMVIIEVGLLSGFQADSILLQQLFPKTEIGLMRYEVKRRVVTFYFDEFPQDRPLCFSFEQKRSHCIANLRPAYVRAYSYYQPDFSTTVKYDPPEDISNNNLEECDAEIISGDVVEISSSGSGGGQNFG